The Campylobacterota bacterium genome includes a window with the following:
- a CDS encoding EamA family transporter translates to MQKGIVLVLLSVFLQSFTFLCIKISTTSSELFQAIWLGSAFILIANRAFIWQYVLKYMPLSKAYPYNSLVQILIFVYAVVFFHEKFEVNHLFGLILMVFGIYILSQSKKP, encoded by the coding sequence ATGCAAAAAGGGATTGTCTTAGTATTATTATCGGTGTTTTTACAGTCATTCACTTTTTTGTGTATCAAAATATCAACAACTTCATCAGAACTATTTCAAGCAATTTGGCTCGGGAGCGCATTTATATTAATTGCTAATCGTGCTTTCATTTGGCAATATGTGTTAAAATACATGCCATTGTCCAAAGCTTACCCGTATAATTCACTGGTTCAAATATTGATTTTTGTTTATGCTGTTGTTTTTTTTCATGAAAAATTTGAGGTTAACCATCTATTTGGTTTGATACTCATGGTATTTGGTATTTATATACTTTCTCAAAGTAAAAAACCATGA
- the cysQ gene encoding 3'(2'),5'-bisphosphate nucleotidase CysQ encodes MLDRINIGEIIAIAKEAGHAIMEVYEKDFIVEFKADQSPLTEADKKAHDIITKGIEALGLGLPILSEEGREIPYEERKTWEYFWMVDPLDGTKEFIKKNGEFTVNIALIHDGTPVLGVVYAPVLGEMYWAKQGFGAYKNGEKLPLFKTDTSKPLRIVASKSHLSAETKAYIDELSKTAGSIECISRGSSLKLCMVAEGSADIYPRLGPTMEWDTAAADAIVKESGKSVIEFRNGYPIFYNKQNLLNPSFIVKKT; translated from the coding sequence GTATACGAAAAAGATTTTATAGTCGAATTCAAAGCAGATCAAAGCCCGCTGACCGAGGCAGACAAAAAAGCGCATGATATTATCACCAAAGGGATTGAGGCCCTCGGTCTTGGGTTGCCGATACTCTCCGAAGAGGGACGGGAAATCCCTTATGAAGAGCGCAAAACTTGGGAATACTTTTGGATGGTAGATCCCCTGGACGGTACGAAAGAGTTCATCAAAAAAAATGGGGAGTTCACCGTCAATATTGCACTTATCCATGACGGCACCCCTGTATTAGGGGTCGTTTACGCTCCGGTTCTTGGCGAAATGTATTGGGCCAAACAAGGCTTCGGAGCCTATAAAAACGGCGAAAAGCTCCCTCTTTTCAAGACAGACACCTCAAAGCCATTACGCATCGTTGCCAGTAAATCGCATTTATCCGCTGAAACCAAGGCCTATATCGACGAACTTTCCAAAACTGCAGGATCGATTGAATGCATCAGCCGAGGAAGCTCTTTAAAGCTCTGCATGGTCGCAGAAGGAAGTGCGGATATCTATCCCCGTCTTGGTCCCACGATGGAATGGGACACGGCAGCAGCGGACGCGATTGTCAAAGAAAGTGGCAAAAGCGTTATTGAATTTAGAAATGGGTATCCTATTTTTTACAACAAACAAAATTTACTCAATCCATCATTTATTGTGAAAAAAACATGA
- a CDS encoding sulfotransferase, protein MHKDHLVIIAGMPRAGTTYMYKTLALHPDMYMPEIKETNYFSYNHTKGEEWFEKIYQKAQNEQKYFDVSPFYFLDPNAIERIKSFNSNQKVILLLRNPNDWIKSFYKQILTQSYSIGTFETFAKKYEIKFESSILSIDFKNFDFIVKVEQFKQAFSGNLMLIDFTHFENNKLNVLQEIEKFIGVTSFFNDGNVIQEKINAGNRKNNKFITYLSTLSILRTIAFTCLPKSFIHYIRNKYILGKPNITEELPLPDIYPQKNIFLESYFQKSGIVYC, encoded by the coding sequence TTGCATAAAGACCATTTGGTAATTATTGCTGGTATGCCTCGTGCCGGAACAACATATATGTATAAAACCCTAGCACTACACCCTGACATGTATATGCCAGAAATCAAAGAAACCAACTATTTTTCTTACAACCATACAAAAGGCGAAGAATGGTTTGAGAAAATATACCAAAAAGCGCAGAATGAGCAAAAATACTTTGATGTTAGTCCTTTTTATTTTTTAGACCCTAATGCTATTGAGCGAATAAAAAGTTTTAACAGCAACCAAAAAGTTATTTTATTACTACGTAATCCTAATGACTGGATAAAATCATTTTACAAACAAATTCTTACTCAATCTTACAGTATAGGAACTTTTGAAACATTTGCAAAGAAATATGAAATTAAATTTGAAAGTAGCATATTGTCAATTGACTTTAAAAATTTTGATTTTATCGTCAAAGTAGAACAATTCAAACAAGCTTTCTCTGGTAATCTTATGCTGATTGATTTTACCCATTTTGAAAATAACAAACTCAATGTATTGCAAGAGATAGAAAAATTTATCGGAGTGACTTCTTTTTTTAATGATGGAAATGTTATACAGGAAAAAATTAATGCTGGTAATCGCAAGAACAATAAATTTATAACATATCTCTCTACTCTATCCATATTACGAACAATTGCTTTTACCTGCTTACCAAAGTCATTTATACATTATATCCGCAATAAATATATATTGGGCAAGCCAAATATAACAGAAGAGCTGCCACTTCCAGATATCTATCCTCAAAAAAATATATTTCTTGAAAGTTATTTCCAAAAATCTGGAATCGTATATTGCTGA
- a CDS encoding acetyltransferase — translation MEKIVIFGIGEIAEMAWYYFGQTDSQQIVAFTADREYCLNNDFKGLPLIPFDEITTHFSPTEYKMFIAVGYTKVNKIRTEKYKLAKTMGYSLTSYISPNATIANNVSIGDNCFVFEDNTLQPFTKIGNNCVLWSGNHIGHHSLLEDNCFITSHVVVSGGCVIGESTFIGVNATLRDHIKIGKSNVIGAGALILGDTEDNKVYMATPTEPSKVPSNRLRGI, via the coding sequence ATGGAAAAAATTGTAATTTTTGGAATTGGTGAAATCGCCGAAATGGCTTGGTACTATTTTGGGCAAACCGATTCTCAACAGATTGTTGCATTTACAGCAGATCGGGAATATTGTCTTAACAATGATTTCAAGGGTCTTCCTTTAATTCCTTTTGACGAAATTACAACACATTTTTCGCCAACTGAATACAAAATGTTTATCGCGGTTGGCTATACAAAAGTTAATAAAATTCGAACTGAAAAATATAAACTTGCGAAAACAATGGGCTATTCTCTGACTTCCTACATCAGTCCAAATGCCACCATTGCTAATAATGTTTCCATTGGAGATAACTGTTTTGTTTTCGAAGACAATACACTCCAACCCTTTACCAAAATCGGCAATAACTGTGTATTATGGAGTGGGAATCATATCGGTCATCATTCACTCCTCGAAGACAACTGTTTTATTACATCCCATGTTGTTGTCTCCGGAGGATGCGTTATCGGTGAATCTACTTTCATAGGCGTCAATGCAACATTACGAGACCATATTAAAATAGGCAAATCCAATGTTATAGGGGCCGGTGCGTTAATTTTGGGAGATACGGAAGATAACAAGGTTTATATGGCTACACCCACGGAACCATCTAAAGTGCCTAGCAACCGTCTTAGAGGAATTTAA
- a CDS encoding WbqC family protein translates to MTHTKKIAILQSNYIPWKGYFDLINMVDEFILYDDMQYTRRDWRNRNKIKTPQGLQWLTIPVEVKGKYYQAIKDTKISEADWGKKHWQSIRLNYSKTPYFQHYKDIFEPLYLDNDLLYLSEINYCFLQTINKTLGIATPLRWSSEFDLIDGKSERLLGLCKDCNAAEYISGPAAKDYLDETLFEQENIRVSWMDYTGYPEYHQSFPPFEHGVSVLDLIFNEGPNAPKFMKSFERTE, encoded by the coding sequence ATGACCCATACTAAAAAAATAGCTATTCTACAATCAAACTATATTCCATGGAAAGGATACTTCGATCTGATCAACATGGTCGATGAATTTATTCTATACGATGATATGCAATACACCCGTAGGGATTGGCGCAATCGCAACAAGATCAAAACCCCCCAAGGGCTCCAATGGCTAACTATACCCGTTGAGGTGAAAGGGAAATACTATCAGGCGATCAAAGACACCAAAATCAGTGAAGCCGACTGGGGGAAAAAACATTGGCAGAGTATTCGTCTCAACTATTCAAAAACACCTTATTTCCAGCACTATAAAGATATATTTGAGCCATTGTATCTGGATAATGACCTGCTATATCTCAGTGAAATCAATTATTGCTTTCTCCAAACCATCAATAAGACTCTTGGAATCGCAACCCCTCTTCGTTGGTCAAGCGAATTCGACCTAATTGATGGTAAAAGCGAACGCTTGCTCGGACTTTGTAAAGATTGCAATGCTGCCGAATACATTAGCGGCCCTGCAGCCAAAGACTACCTGGATGAAACGCTTTTTGAACAAGAAAATATCCGCGTCAGCTGGATGGATTATACAGGCTATCCGGAGTATCATCAATCATTTCCTCCATTTGAGCACGGTGTTAGTGTTTTGGATCTTATCTTCAACGAAGGGCCTAATGCACCAAAATTTATGAAAAGTTTTGAAAGGACAGAATAA
- a CDS encoding glycosyltransferase family 2 protein, whose translation MVLSIVTTLYRSAEYIEDFYRRIRVEAQKITTDYEIIFVNDGSPDDSLERSVNLYEKDAKVKVIDLSRNFGHHKAIMTGLAHANGDYIFLIDSDLEEEPELLGEFWQELHNDPRIDMVYGIQAKRKGGWFERWSGNLFYNTMNLLSNVELPRNFLTVRLMTSRYVNSLTRFGEREMTLINIIAMNGYRQKAIVVKKHSHSPTTYSLMQKLSIVFNVTTSSSAKPLYMIFYSGMIITLLSALYIFVLIFNKLVSNVAFHGWTSLMVSVWFLGGMIIMFLGIIGIYISKIFVETKQRPYTIIRNLYEQKKEQ comes from the coding sequence ATGGTATTATCGATTGTCACGACCCTCTACCGTTCTGCCGAGTACATAGAAGATTTTTATCGTCGCATCAGGGTTGAAGCGCAAAAGATTACGACTGATTACGAAATTATTTTTGTCAATGACGGTTCTCCGGATGATTCTTTGGAACGTTCTGTAAATTTATATGAAAAAGATGCGAAGGTAAAAGTTATCGATTTATCACGCAATTTTGGACACCATAAAGCGATTATGACCGGGCTTGCTCATGCAAACGGCGACTACATATTCCTAATCGACAGCGATCTGGAAGAAGAACCTGAGTTATTAGGAGAATTCTGGCAAGAACTACACAATGATCCTCGAATAGATATGGTCTACGGGATTCAGGCTAAACGCAAGGGGGGATGGTTCGAACGGTGGAGCGGTAATCTGTTTTATAATACGATGAATCTACTTTCGAATGTCGAACTGCCAAGAAACTTTTTAACTGTGCGTTTAATGACATCACGTTATGTTAACAGTTTGACTCGATTCGGTGAACGTGAAATGACACTGATAAATATAATCGCCATGAACGGTTACAGACAAAAAGCCATCGTCGTAAAAAAACATTCCCATAGTCCGACTACCTACTCGTTAATGCAAAAATTATCCATTGTTTTTAACGTCACGACATCCTCAAGTGCAAAACCGCTTTATATGATTTTTTACTCAGGCATGATAATAACTCTGCTATCTGCCCTTTACATCTTTGTCTTGATTTTCAATAAACTCGTTTCAAATGTTGCTTTTCACGGATGGACCTCTCTGATGGTTTCCGTATGGTTTTTAGGCGGAATGATTATCATGTTTTTGGGGATAATTGGCATCTATATTTCAAAAATTTTTGTTGAAACAAAACAACGCCCCTATACAATTATTCGAAACCTATATGAACAAAAGAAGGAACAATAA